A stretch of Myceligenerans xiligouense DNA encodes these proteins:
- a CDS encoding M50 family metallopeptidase — protein MARMTDFLAQAGDVLGTIWTAAITPVDAPSSVLVLTMCGVALAVVLFRPTWRLTRHVITIAHEAAHGFAALLTGRKLEGIRLHSDTSGVTVSRGRPRGFGMVLTAFAGYVGPGVIGLGAAWLLREGYAVGLLWLLVLLLALLLVQIRNLFGLWSVLVSGALLVFVSWWLPPEAQMGTAYAVTWFLLFGAVRPVLELQVQRARGRAPSSDADQLAGLTGVPGLVWVGTFLLVTGGSVVLGGGWILAAAA, from the coding sequence ATGGCCCGCATGACGGACTTTCTCGCGCAGGCGGGCGACGTGCTCGGCACGATCTGGACCGCCGCGATCACGCCGGTGGACGCGCCGTCGTCCGTCCTGGTCCTGACGATGTGCGGCGTCGCGCTGGCCGTTGTGCTGTTCCGCCCGACGTGGCGCCTGACCCGGCATGTCATCACCATCGCCCACGAGGCGGCGCACGGGTTCGCCGCGCTCCTGACAGGGCGAAAGCTCGAGGGCATCCGGCTGCACTCGGACACCTCCGGCGTGACGGTGTCGCGCGGAAGGCCGCGCGGGTTCGGCATGGTCCTCACGGCGTTCGCCGGGTACGTGGGGCCCGGGGTGATCGGGCTCGGAGCCGCCTGGCTGCTGCGGGAGGGCTACGCCGTCGGGCTGCTGTGGCTGCTCGTCCTGCTCCTGGCGCTGCTCCTGGTACAGATCAGGAACTTGTTCGGGCTCTGGTCCGTGCTGGTCAGCGGCGCGCTGCTCGTCTTCGTCTCCTGGTGGCTGCCGCCGGAGGCGCAGATGGGGACCGCCTACGCGGTGACCTGGTTCCTGCTGTTCGGAGCGGTGCGGCCGGTGCTGGAGCTGCAGGTGCAGCGTGCCCGCGGACGGGCGCCGTCGTCGGACGCCGACCAGCTCGCCGGGCTCACGGGGGTACCGGGCCTGGTGTGGGTGGGAACCTTCCTGCTGGTGACGGGAGGATCCGTGGTGCTGGGCGGCGGATGGATCCTCGCCGCGGCGGCGTGA
- a CDS encoding MarR family winged helix-turn-helix transcriptional regulator, with translation MSETSTTTGDDAAPDDRAPFNALEHELRLIIRRAQSAGARIARRVHPELEASAYPLLAHIAQNPGTRGSDLAAHFGVGRATVSRQLSRLADLGLVERDTDPEDSRGQRITLTADGAARFEQARANRIEMFAGALSHWDRQDVRLLADLLHRYSEDLVSWQAQHR, from the coding sequence ATGTCCGAGACATCGACCACCACCGGCGACGACGCCGCACCGGACGACCGCGCCCCGTTCAACGCGCTGGAACACGAGCTCCGGCTGATCATCCGCCGCGCGCAGTCGGCCGGCGCGAGGATCGCCCGGCGGGTACATCCGGAGCTGGAGGCCAGCGCCTATCCGCTCCTGGCGCACATCGCACAGAACCCGGGAACGCGTGGTTCCGACCTGGCCGCGCACTTCGGCGTCGGGCGGGCGACGGTGTCGCGCCAGCTCAGCCGCCTCGCCGACCTGGGGCTCGTGGAGCGCGACACCGACCCGGAGGACAGCCGCGGGCAACGGATCACCCTCACCGCGGACGGCGCCGCACGCTTCGAGCAGGCGCGCGCCAACCGGATCGAGATGTTCGCGGGCGCGCTCTCCCACTGGGACCGCCAGGATGTCCGGCTCCTGGCGGATCTCCTGCACCGCTATTCGGAGGACCTCGTCTCCTGGCAGGCGCAGCACCGCTGA
- a CDS encoding iron-sulfur cluster biosynthesis family protein gives MLTVTDNARTAVEGLVQENQVPAEGGLRIAEAAGQPGNFELALVQAPEAEDQVVAQSDTTHVFVDPAASVALDELTLDIQPDAEGPGFVLVQA, from the coding sequence GTGCTCACCGTGACCGACAACGCCCGCACTGCGGTCGAGGGCCTGGTTCAGGAGAACCAGGTTCCGGCCGAGGGCGGCCTCCGCATCGCGGAGGCAGCGGGCCAGCCGGGCAACTTCGAGCTCGCGCTCGTCCAGGCTCCTGAGGCCGAGGATCAGGTGGTTGCCCAGTCCGACACCACGCACGTCTTCGTCGATCCGGCGGCCTCGGTCGCCCTCGACGAACTCACGCTGGACATCCAGCCCGACGCCGAAGGCCCGGGTTTCGTGCTTGTCCAGGCGTAA
- the msrB gene encoding peptide-methionine (R)-S-oxide reductase MsrB, protein MTYEVSKSEEQWREELSPEEYAVLRRAGTERAWTGELLDEKRVGVYRCRACGNELFRSGTKFDSHCGWPSFYSPLAGDRVELLEDRSLGMVRTEVRCARCGSHLGHVFDDAPQTPTGDRFCMNSVSLTFEEGAGD, encoded by the coding sequence ATGACGTACGAGGTGTCCAAGTCCGAGGAGCAGTGGCGCGAGGAGCTGTCGCCCGAGGAGTACGCGGTGCTCCGGCGGGCCGGGACCGAGCGGGCCTGGACGGGCGAGCTGCTCGACGAGAAGCGCGTGGGCGTGTACCGCTGCCGGGCGTGCGGGAACGAGCTGTTCCGGTCCGGGACGAAGTTCGACTCGCACTGCGGCTGGCCGTCGTTCTACAGCCCGCTCGCCGGAGACCGGGTCGAGCTGCTGGAGGACCGGTCGCTCGGGATGGTCCGCACCGAGGTGCGGTGCGCACGGTGCGGCTCGCACCTGGGCCACGTGTTCGACGACGCCCCGCAGACCCCGACGGGCGACCGCTTCTGCATGAACTCGGTCAGCCTGACCTTCGAGGAGGGCGCGGGCGACTGA
- a CDS encoding inorganic phosphate transporter: MEAALVVVVVALALGFDYTNGFHDAANAIATSVSTRALTPGIALILAAVMNFAGALLGTEVAETIATAIVNLDGASTRSELTVVLAALVGAIAWNLITWWFGLPSSSTHALIGGLVGAGLAGGMAVYWSAIVDKVVLPMVLSPLVGFGAAFAVMIGVLWIFRNASPGRTGRRFRLAQTVSAAAMALGHGLQDAQKTMGVIFLALLAAGWADPDAGIPLWVKLSAAAAISAGTYAGGWRIMRTLGRRIIDLDPARGFVAESVSAIVLYANAFLLHAPVSTTHTITSAIMGVGATHRLSAVRWGVAGNIAVAWVLTIPAAALIAALFTWVLNPILG, translated from the coding sequence GTGGAGGCCGCACTCGTCGTCGTGGTGGTGGCGCTCGCCCTCGGCTTCGACTACACCAACGGTTTCCACGACGCCGCCAACGCGATCGCCACGTCGGTCTCGACCCGCGCACTGACGCCGGGGATCGCGCTCATCCTGGCCGCCGTCATGAACTTCGCGGGGGCTCTGCTCGGCACGGAGGTCGCCGAGACCATCGCGACGGCGATCGTGAACCTGGACGGCGCGTCGACGCGTTCCGAGCTCACCGTGGTGCTGGCCGCCCTCGTGGGGGCCATCGCGTGGAATCTCATCACCTGGTGGTTCGGTCTGCCGTCGTCGTCCACGCATGCGCTCATCGGCGGGCTCGTGGGCGCCGGCCTGGCCGGCGGGATGGCGGTGTACTGGTCCGCCATCGTGGACAAGGTGGTGCTGCCGATGGTGCTGTCGCCGCTGGTGGGCTTCGGAGCCGCGTTCGCGGTGATGATCGGCGTGCTGTGGATCTTCCGCAACGCCTCTCCCGGGCGGACGGGACGACGGTTCCGGCTGGCACAGACGGTGTCGGCTGCCGCGATGGCACTGGGGCACGGCCTGCAGGACGCGCAGAAGACGATGGGCGTGATCTTCCTGGCCCTGCTCGCGGCGGGCTGGGCGGACCCGGACGCCGGTATCCCCCTCTGGGTCAAGCTGTCGGCCGCGGCCGCGATCTCCGCCGGGACGTACGCCGGAGGCTGGCGCATCATGCGCACGCTCGGGCGCAGGATCATCGACCTCGATCCGGCCCGCGGCTTCGTCGCCGAGTCGGTCTCCGCGATCGTCCTGTACGCGAACGCGTTCCTGCTGCACGCCCCGGTGTCCACGACGCACACGATCACCAGCGCGATCATGGGTGTCGGTGCCACGCACCGGCTGTCCGCGGTGCGCTGGGGCGTCGCGGGGAACATCGCGGTCGCGTGGGTTCTGACGATCCCGGCAGCGGCACTGATCGCGGCGCTCTTCACCTGGGTGCTGAACCCGATCCTCGGCTGA
- a CDS encoding mechanosensitive ion channel family protein — protein sequence MAVEEVVEDAAGLLETVAWMAGAAVAAYLLTGVVAWLVRRAGRRSEIAREIAQRLRNPVRATLLVVAAWIALNMSGYAGEEWFPVVQHLVLPAVIVTGAWLVGNCAFVLEERAYARIRKGVHDWREVRKLRTQVMMLRRVTVGVISVLAVAGILMTFDGARTVGASLLASAGLVSIVAALAAQSALGNVFAGIQVAFTNRIHVGDVVVVEGEWGRIEDITLAYVVVHVWDDRRLILPCTYFTEQPYENWTRESAELLGTVEIDLDFRTPVESLRAELGRIVSGTTLWDGRVQSLQVTDATGGTIRVRACVSARDGDDLWNLRCHVREQIIVWVQSEAGAALPRTRIEADADGAKSARMAGLPSGVSQPSMVD from the coding sequence ATGGCAGTGGAAGAGGTCGTTGAGGACGCGGCGGGGCTGCTCGAGACCGTCGCGTGGATGGCGGGGGCGGCCGTCGCCGCCTATCTGCTGACGGGTGTCGTCGCCTGGCTGGTGCGTCGCGCCGGCAGGCGCAGCGAGATCGCACGGGAGATCGCCCAGCGGCTTCGCAACCCCGTGCGCGCCACCCTGCTCGTGGTGGCCGCGTGGATCGCGCTGAACATGTCGGGGTACGCCGGGGAGGAATGGTTCCCCGTCGTCCAGCACCTCGTGCTCCCGGCGGTCATCGTCACCGGCGCGTGGCTGGTCGGGAACTGCGCGTTCGTCCTGGAGGAGCGCGCCTACGCGCGCATCCGCAAGGGCGTCCACGACTGGCGGGAGGTTCGCAAGCTCCGCACGCAGGTGATGATGCTGCGGCGCGTCACGGTGGGTGTCATCAGCGTTCTCGCCGTCGCCGGCATCCTCATGACCTTCGACGGCGCGCGCACCGTGGGTGCGAGCCTGCTCGCGTCCGCCGGGCTGGTGTCGATCGTGGCGGCCCTCGCCGCCCAGAGCGCGCTCGGGAACGTGTTCGCCGGTATCCAGGTCGCGTTCACCAACCGCATCCACGTGGGCGATGTCGTGGTGGTCGAGGGGGAGTGGGGCCGGATCGAGGACATCACCCTCGCCTACGTGGTGGTGCACGTCTGGGACGACCGCCGGCTGATCCTGCCGTGCACCTATTTCACCGAGCAGCCGTACGAGAACTGGACGCGCGAGTCGGCGGAACTGCTCGGGACGGTCGAGATCGACCTCGACTTCCGCACCCCGGTCGAGTCCTTGCGCGCGGAGCTGGGCAGGATCGTGTCGGGCACCACGTTGTGGGACGGGCGGGTACAGAGCCTCCAGGTCACGGACGCGACGGGCGGCACCATCCGCGTCCGGGCCTGTGTCAGCGCGCGGGACGGGGACGACCTGTGGAACCTCCGGTGCCACGTGCGTGAGCAGATCATCGTCTGGGTGCAGAGCGAGGCCGGCGCGGCACTCCCCCGCACCCGCATCGAGGCGGACGCGGACGGAGCGAAGTCGGCGCGGATGGCCGGCCTGCCCTCTGGCGTGTCGCAGCCCAGCATGGTTGATTAA
- a CDS encoding DEAD/DEAH box helicase encodes MTTFAELGLPDPVVRSLADRGITDPFPIQAASVPDALAGRDVLGRGRTGSGKTLAFALPVVTRLAARRDGGAGDAGHRRPASNTRTATRRPRGLILCPTRELANQIDATLAPVAQTMGLRTTTIFGGVSQNKQVQALAAGVDVVVACPGRLEDLLGQGVLTLDGIEVTVLDEADHMADLGFLPGVKRILDRTPQGGQRLLFSATLDNGVDVLVKRYLKQPVTHSVDDAAAPPPQMTHHILAVADRDAKKLVVNQLARGTGRRVLFTRTKHQAKKLARQLTTAGVPAVDLHGNLGQGARERNLAAFTSGDVKVLVATDIAARGIHVDDIELVVHVDPPAEHKAYLHRSGRTARAGSVGDVVTVMLPEQRGDMRLLTRKAKITAQPRDVAPGDATVTALVGELAPLVERPETIQGSTAGSRPGGNGGAQGGGSRGGHGGGRSGGRRRARGGGGRSGSERQAHGTSASGAADGAAGNGRRVHSSSATGAPSSSGPGGGAHGQGSEGAPGSGRRRRRRGGRGGHGRNTHVAD; translated from the coding sequence TTGACTACTTTTGCCGAACTCGGCCTGCCCGACCCCGTGGTGCGTTCGCTCGCCGACCGTGGCATCACCGACCCTTTCCCCATCCAGGCGGCCTCGGTGCCGGACGCCCTGGCCGGACGCGACGTCCTCGGCCGCGGGCGTACCGGTTCCGGCAAGACGCTCGCGTTCGCGCTGCCGGTCGTGACGCGGCTGGCCGCCCGTCGTGACGGCGGCGCCGGCGATGCGGGCCACCGGCGCCCGGCGTCGAACACGAGGACCGCGACGAGACGGCCGCGCGGACTGATCCTCTGCCCGACGCGCGAGCTCGCGAACCAGATCGACGCGACTCTCGCACCCGTGGCGCAGACCATGGGGCTGCGGACGACGACGATCTTCGGTGGCGTCTCGCAGAACAAGCAGGTTCAGGCGCTGGCCGCCGGGGTCGACGTCGTCGTCGCGTGCCCTGGACGGCTCGAGGACCTGCTGGGGCAGGGCGTCCTGACGCTCGACGGCATCGAGGTCACCGTGCTGGACGAGGCCGACCACATGGCCGATCTCGGCTTCCTGCCCGGAGTGAAGCGCATCCTCGACAGGACCCCGCAGGGCGGCCAGCGGCTGCTGTTCTCGGCGACGCTGGACAACGGCGTCGATGTCCTGGTCAAGCGCTACCTGAAGCAGCCGGTCACGCACTCGGTGGACGATGCCGCCGCGCCGCCGCCGCAGATGACGCACCACATCCTCGCCGTCGCGGACCGCGACGCGAAGAAGCTCGTGGTGAACCAGCTCGCGCGCGGCACCGGCCGCCGGGTCCTGTTCACCCGCACCAAGCACCAGGCGAAGAAGCTCGCGCGACAGCTCACGACGGCGGGCGTGCCCGCCGTGGACCTGCACGGGAACCTCGGGCAGGGGGCGCGGGAGCGCAACCTGGCGGCGTTCACGTCGGGCGACGTGAAGGTGCTGGTCGCGACCGACATCGCGGCCCGCGGTATCCACGTGGACGACATCGAGCTCGTGGTGCACGTCGACCCGCCGGCCGAGCACAAGGCGTACCTGCACCGCTCGGGCCGGACGGCGCGCGCGGGGTCGGTCGGAGACGTCGTGACGGTGATGCTGCCGGAGCAGCGCGGCGACATGCGTCTGCTCACGCGGAAGGCGAAGATCACGGCGCAGCCGCGGGACGTGGCTCCGGGCGACGCGACGGTGACGGCGCTGGTCGGCGAGCTGGCGCCGCTGGTCGAGCGGCCGGAGACCATTCAGGGCTCGACGGCGGGATCGCGTCCGGGCGGGAACGGCGGAGCCCAGGGCGGCGGCTCCCGAGGCGGCCACGGCGGAGGGCGGTCCGGGGGACGTCGCCGGGCGCGTGGCGGGGGCGGCCGGTCCGGGAGCGAGCGGCAGGCTCACGGCACCTCGGCGAGCGGTGCGGCGGACGGCGCGGCCGGGAACGGCCGGCGGGTCCACAGCTCGTCCGCGACAGGTGCGCCGTCGAGCAGCGGTCCGGGCGGCGGCGCGCACGGCCAGGGCTCGGAGGGGGCGCCGGGCAGTGGCCGGCGTCGTCGGCGGCGGGGAGGCCGTGGGGGCCACGGGCGGAACACGCACGTCGCCGATTAG
- a CDS encoding glycerophosphodiester phosphodiesterase: MALLERSAGLVRPVAVGSTAVSRPASPSGTAVGPTAAHRAADHRGRPAERVTTGRIPLRRPAARKRVPRWTPLVWLALLADHRRHARLAARSAAVSGAGAALAPRTGPRPPGTVPVTTGTTGDPAGPPGTLGRVTRPAVVAHRGNSSVAPQNTLASIEAACRAGADAVEIDLRRTADGAAVVIHDDVVDETTDGHGAVADLSLDQLRALDAGRWFGPAYAGQRIPLLAEVLEILGRYPNTRLLLELKDVWEPAEVHGVTTTIDDAGLGERVLVQCFWPDTVAAVREVAPHLERGLLLAYEPPDVLDVCAGLGVVACNPSAEMVRRDPGIVTRLHRAGLRVMVWTENDPSGWSHLCEVDDGAGVDAIITDRPDRLLGWFSR; this comes from the coding sequence ATGGCTCTCCTGGAACGCTCGGCCGGCCTGGTGCGGCCCGTGGCCGTCGGCAGCACGGCCGTGTCGCGTCCCGCCTCGCCGTCCGGCACGGCGGTGGGCCCTACCGCGGCCCACCGTGCGGCCGATCACCGCGGCCGCCCCGCCGAGCGCGTGACGACAGGCCGAATCCCGCTACGCCGTCCCGCGGCGCGCAAGCGCGTGCCGCGCTGGACGCCCCTGGTCTGGCTCGCGCTGCTGGCCGACCATCGCCGGCATGCCCGGCTCGCGGCCCGGTCGGCGGCCGTATCGGGTGCCGGCGCCGCACTCGCTCCGCGCACGGGCCCGCGACCGCCCGGGACCGTTCCGGTCACGACCGGCACCACCGGGGATCCCGCAGGGCCGCCCGGTACGCTCGGCCGGGTGACCCGCCCCGCCGTCGTCGCGCATCGAGGGAACTCGTCCGTCGCGCCGCAGAACACGCTGGCCTCGATCGAGGCGGCATGCCGAGCCGGAGCCGACGCCGTCGAGATCGATCTGCGACGGACCGCCGACGGTGCCGCCGTCGTCATCCACGACGACGTCGTCGACGAGACCACCGACGGCCACGGTGCCGTGGCCGACCTCAGCCTCGACCAGCTCCGCGCCCTCGACGCCGGGCGCTGGTTCGGCCCGGCCTACGCGGGGCAGCGGATCCCGCTCCTCGCCGAGGTGCTCGAGATCCTCGGACGCTACCCGAACACCCGGTTGCTGCTCGAGCTGAAGGACGTCTGGGAGCCGGCCGAGGTCCACGGGGTGACCACGACGATCGACGACGCCGGCCTCGGCGAACGCGTGCTCGTCCAGTGCTTCTGGCCCGACACGGTGGCCGCCGTCCGCGAGGTCGCCCCGCACCTGGAGCGGGGACTCCTGCTGGCGTACGAGCCGCCCGACGTGCTCGACGTGTGCGCGGGGCTCGGCGTGGTCGCGTGCAACCCGTCGGCGGAGATGGTCCGCCGCGACCCCGGAATCGTCACGCGGCTGCATCGCGCCGGGCTGCGGGTCATGGTCTGGACGGAGAACGACCCGTCCGGCTGGTCACACCTGTGCGAGGTCGACGACGGCGCCGGGGTGGACGCCATCATCACGGACCGTCCCGACCGCCTCCTGGGCTGGTTCTCCCGCTGA
- a CDS encoding MarP family serine protease produces the protein MTPVDIVLLLILLFALSAGLSRGLLATLGGLVGLVVGGLAAFWAVPAVNDLLPTSEWRGPVSVAVAILLPVLGASLGSGLGHGLRRGVDRTPLRPLERLLGGVANVLVAALALAFVGNAISATGTPGVASAISSSTVLRTIENATPPAVGRPLAEMRAMVLDDGLPRLNLLIVPRQAPVAPAVDLDDADLEASARSVARISGIAYACGKSSTGSGFVVAPDRVVTNAHVVAGVDRPVVELPDSPAREGRVVYFDPVDDLAVIAVDALAADVLDIAPTLATGDRAVVQGYPYGGPFTSTSAGVLGVDTTRVPDVYGSGAAGREVYSLAAAVRPGNSGGPLLTTDGQVAGVIFARADSASDIGYAMTSAELLPVAARATELDAPVSPGRCAA, from the coding sequence ATGACACCCGTCGACATCGTGCTCCTCCTGATCCTGCTCTTCGCCCTCAGCGCGGGGCTGAGCCGCGGGCTGCTGGCCACGCTCGGCGGACTCGTCGGTCTCGTCGTCGGTGGCCTCGCCGCCTTCTGGGCCGTTCCCGCCGTCAACGACCTGCTGCCCACGTCCGAGTGGCGCGGGCCGGTGTCCGTCGCGGTGGCGATACTGCTCCCGGTGCTCGGCGCCTCCCTCGGGTCCGGGCTGGGGCACGGCCTGCGACGAGGTGTGGACCGCACGCCCTTGCGCCCCCTCGAACGCCTGCTCGGGGGTGTGGCGAACGTGCTGGTCGCGGCCCTCGCGCTGGCGTTCGTCGGCAATGCCATCAGCGCCACCGGTACGCCGGGCGTCGCGTCGGCGATCTCGTCGTCCACGGTCCTGCGCACCATCGAGAACGCGACCCCGCCGGCGGTCGGCCGCCCGCTCGCCGAGATGCGCGCCATGGTGCTCGACGACGGCCTGCCTCGCCTGAACCTCCTGATCGTCCCGCGACAGGCCCCGGTCGCGCCCGCCGTCGACCTGGACGACGCCGATCTGGAGGCCTCGGCACGGTCGGTGGCCCGGATCTCGGGGATCGCCTACGCGTGCGGCAAGAGCTCGACGGGATCGGGGTTCGTCGTCGCCCCCGACCGCGTGGTCACCAACGCGCACGTCGTGGCGGGCGTGGACCGGCCCGTCGTCGAGCTTCCCGACAGCCCGGCCCGCGAGGGACGAGTGGTCTACTTCGACCCGGTCGACGACCTCGCGGTCATCGCCGTCGACGCCCTGGCCGCCGACGTCCTCGACATCGCGCCGACCCTGGCGACCGGCGACAGAGCCGTCGTCCAGGGCTACCCCTACGGTGGTCCCTTCACCTCGACGAGCGCCGGGGTGCTCGGCGTGGACACCACCCGCGTCCCCGACGTGTACGGTTCCGGCGCGGCGGGCCGCGAGGTCTACTCCCTGGCCGCCGCGGTACGCCCGGGCAACTCCGGAGGGCCGCTCCTGACCACCGACGGGCAGGTGGCCGGCGTCATCTTCGCCCGTGCCGACTCCGCGTCCGACATCGGGTACGCCATGACGAGCGCCGAACTGCTCCCGGTGGCGGCCCGGGCCACCGAGCTGGACGCCCCGGTCTCACCCGGCCGGTGTGCCGCCTGA
- a CDS encoding antibiotic biosynthesis monooxygenase, translated as MDHAPTIPVTVSIHRVVSPEHVPEVTRWVQDGVNLANRWDGFLGSGWVRAAEGSSDWFMLYRFADEARLDAWERSEERGTWLARGAGLVEERRIERRTGIEGWFDEPVRSDDAVPAPPRWKQATSIWLGFFPVNLLFTWLSTQFVPGWADLPLVLRVLVSTLVLTPVMAYWVLPWVTRRLHGWLHAR; from the coding sequence ATGGACCACGCCCCGACCATCCCCGTGACCGTCTCGATCCACCGTGTCGTCAGCCCTGAGCACGTTCCGGAGGTGACGCGCTGGGTGCAGGACGGTGTCAACCTCGCCAACCGCTGGGACGGGTTCCTCGGTTCCGGGTGGGTGCGCGCCGCCGAGGGCTCGAGCGACTGGTTCATGCTCTACCGGTTCGCCGACGAGGCGCGCCTCGACGCGTGGGAGCGGTCCGAGGAGCGTGGCACGTGGCTGGCACGCGGCGCGGGCCTCGTGGAGGAGCGCCGCATCGAGCGCAGGACCGGTATCGAAGGCTGGTTCGACGAGCCGGTCCGGTCCGACGACGCCGTCCCCGCGCCACCCCGCTGGAAGCAGGCCACGAGCATCTGGCTCGGGTTCTTTCCGGTGAACCTCCTCTTCACCTGGCTGTCGACGCAGTTCGTGCCCGGGTGGGCCGACCTCCCGCTGGTGCTCCGGGTGCTCGTCTCCACGCTGGTCCTCACGCCGGTCATGGCGTACTGGGTGCTTCCCTGGGTGACGCGACGTCTGCACGGCTGGCTGCATGCCCGGTAG
- a CDS encoding protealysin inhibitor emfourin, which yields MSRSGFIPPYLLQQVAEAVSSGLLAEPDLRVACRHTMDLDAGFRAGRSAHRARTQAADPEQAGPEEPTALAWTVHTAGNTQTLPGDPVRDETDESPSGDVTVDEAWDGIRASLDMFREAFGRTSYDDAGARVSATVHYGQDYQNAFWDGTQLVFGDGDGRVFNRFTIAVDILAHELGHAVTEHTAGLVYRDQPGALNESMSDVFGSCLKQRVLGQDATEADWLIGEGLFTDTVRGKALRSMSEPGTAYDDPVLGSDPQPGHMDDYVDTRDDNGGVHINSGIPNRAFHLAATGIGGSSTEGAGKIWYDALLTVGPTTDFAGFAAATVAVAGEHADVVREAWAGVGVVTDDGAGEPADRPDEHTPAEQPSGTREPAGVVEVRRSGGFAGITVTSSVDLDGDDPRVGEVRTLVHRVDITLLEHEAAAWAERPGRPDAFTYVIVWDGHEVAVPEDHATPDLLRLADLILSARDR from the coding sequence ATGAGCCGTTCCGGATTTATCCCGCCGTACCTGCTCCAGCAGGTCGCGGAGGCCGTTTCGTCCGGCCTGCTGGCCGAACCCGACCTGAGGGTGGCCTGTCGCCACACGATGGACCTTGACGCGGGATTCCGCGCCGGCCGCAGCGCGCACCGGGCGCGGACCCAGGCGGCCGATCCCGAGCAGGCCGGCCCGGAGGAGCCCACGGCACTCGCGTGGACCGTCCACACCGCCGGCAACACCCAGACCCTGCCCGGAGATCCGGTGCGGGACGAGACGGACGAGTCGCCGTCGGGCGATGTGACCGTCGACGAGGCCTGGGACGGCATCCGGGCGTCCCTGGACATGTTCCGGGAGGCCTTCGGCCGCACGTCGTACGACGACGCCGGCGCGCGCGTCAGCGCGACCGTGCACTACGGGCAGGACTACCAGAACGCGTTCTGGGACGGCACCCAGCTCGTGTTCGGCGACGGCGACGGGCGGGTCTTCAACCGCTTCACGATCGCCGTCGACATCCTGGCTCACGAACTGGGGCATGCCGTCACGGAGCACACCGCGGGACTCGTCTACCGGGACCAGCCGGGCGCTCTGAACGAGTCGATGTCGGACGTGTTCGGGTCCTGCCTCAAGCAGCGTGTCCTCGGCCAGGACGCGACGGAGGCGGACTGGCTGATCGGCGAGGGCCTGTTCACCGACACCGTGCGGGGCAAGGCGCTGCGGTCGATGTCGGAGCCCGGCACCGCCTACGACGACCCGGTGCTGGGCAGCGACCCGCAGCCGGGTCACATGGACGACTACGTCGACACCAGGGACGACAACGGCGGCGTGCACATCAACTCCGGTATCCCGAACCGGGCGTTCCATCTCGCCGCGACCGGGATCGGCGGCTCGTCCACCGAGGGCGCCGGGAAGATCTGGTACGACGCGCTGCTGACCGTCGGACCGACCACCGACTTCGCCGGGTTCGCCGCCGCGACGGTGGCCGTCGCCGGAGAGCACGCGGACGTCGTCCGGGAGGCATGGGCCGGTGTCGGCGTCGTGACCGACGACGGTGCGGGCGAGCCGGCGGACCGTCCTGACGAGCACACGCCCGCGGAGCAGCCGTCCGGCACCCGGGAACCGGCCGGCGTGGTCGAGGTCCGCCGGAGCGGAGGCTTCGCGGGGATCACCGTGACCAGTTCCGTGGACCTGGACGGTGACGACCCGCGTGTCGGTGAGGTCCGGACGCTGGTGCACCGCGTCGACATCACGCTGCTCGAACACGAGGCAGCCGCCTGGGCGGAACGGCCGGGCAGGCCGGACGCGTTCACCTACGTGATCGTCTGGGACGGTCACGAGGTCGCGGTCCCGGAGGACCACGCCACGCCCGACCTCCTCCGCCTGGCGGACCTCATCCTCTCGGCACGCGACCGGTAG